In the genome of Plasmodium chabaudi chabaudi strain AS genome assembly, chromosome: 6, one region contains:
- a CDS encoding serine--tRNA ligase, putative — MVLDINLFRTEKGGNPEKIKESEKNRFNDVSNVDKVIEYDEKWRKSIFKLEELKKNINLINKTIGNKKKEDKNANVEDLKQKSLSMKEEIPLIQNEEKHLLKQRNTYLAKVGNILSSKVVINNDEEHNKVVRTWGECKNYEPTDLEKSDTTKGDTPNTKREVGNNNDGQNKVNIISEIKKKYYYHYDLLRKIGGVNFKKGVLVAGHRGYYLTGAGFLLNNAIMQYAINFLVNKKYTPVYPPFFMKKTIMEECAELDDFEETLYKISSSSVASAEDPKITANNNSNNISNEKSNRDDLFLIATSEQPLCALHRDETLESRYLPLKYVGISSCFRKEAGAHGKDIRGILRVHQFDKVEQFCISLPQTSYKLHEEMIKTCEEFYQSLNIPYKIVNIVSGALNNAAALKYDIEGYFPSSGQYRELVSCSNCTDYQSINLNIRYTDSNIKIAGITKSSKDKNDENTKDETKDEYVDSEYEKFNHDFPVENKNYVHLLNGTMVAGQRFLCCLLENYQNGEGIMVPEKLRPYMNNTDFIPFIE, encoded by the coding sequence ATGGTCTTGGATATCAATTTATTTAGAACTGAAAAAGGAGGTAACCCGGAAAAGATTAAAGAGTCTGAAAAGAACAGATTTAATGATGTAAGCAATGTAGATAAAGTTATAGAATATGATGAGAAATGGAGAAAgagtatatttaaattagaggagttaaaaaaaaacattaacctaataaataaaacaataggaaataaaaaaaaagaagataaaaatgCTAATGTTGAGGAtttgaaacaaaaaagttTAAGCATGAAAGAAGAGATTCCATTGATCCAAAACGAAGaaaaacatttattaaaacaaagaaatacatatttagcAAAAGtaggaaatatattaagtaGTAAAGTTGtaattaataatgatgaagaaCATAATAAAGTGGTTCGAACATGGGGAgaatgtaaaaattatgaaccaACCGATTTAGAAAAAAGTGACACAACCAAAGGAGATACTCCTAATACTAAAAGAGAAGTAGGTAACAATAATGATGgacaaaataaagttaatataataagtgaaataaaaaagaaatattactATCATTATGATTTGCTAAGAAAAATCGGGGGAGTGAATTTTAAGAAAGGAGTTTTAGTAGCTGGACATAGAGGTTATTATCTTACTGGTGCaggttttttattaaataatgctATTATGCAATATGCTATAAATTTTCTtgtgaataaaaaatatacaccTGTATATCCTCcgttttttatgaaaaaaaccATAATGGAGGAATGTGCAGAGTTAGATGATTTTGAAGAAACattgtataaaataagtTCGTCAAGTGTTGCTAGTGCTGAGGACCCGAAAATTACTGCAAATAATAAcagtaataatatttcgaatgaaaaatcaaataGAGACgacttatttttaatagcCACGTCTGAACAACCGCTATGTGCATTACACAGAGACGAAACATTAGAATCAAGGTATCTGcctttaaaatatgtaggTATTTCTTCCTGTTTTAGAAAAGAAGCAGGGGCACATGGAAAAGATATTAGAGGTATATTGAGAGTTCATCAATTTGATAAGGTCGAacaattttgtatttcttTACCACAAACAAGTTATAAATTACATGaagaaatgataaaaacTTGTGAAGAATTTTATCAATCTTTAAATATtccatataaaattgtaaatatcGTATCAGGAGCTCTTAATAATGCTGCTGCcttaaaatatgatatcGAAGGATATTTCCCTAGTAGTGGACAATATAGAGAATTGGTATCATGCAGTAATTGTACCGATTATCAAagtattaatttaaatattagaTATACCgattcaaatataaaaatagcagGTATTACAAAAAGTTCAAAAGATAAGAATGACGAAAATACTAAAGATGAAACAAAAGATGAATATGTTGATAgtgaatatgaaaaatttaatcaTGATTTTCCtgttgaaaataaaaattatgttcatttattaaatggtACTATGGTAGCTGGTCAAAGATTTTTATGTTGTCTTTtagaaaattatcaaaatggAGAAGGTATTATGGTTCCTGAAAAATTAAGACCATACATGAACAACACTGATTTTATTCCATTCATAGAAtaa
- a CDS encoding calcium-dependent protein kinase 4, putative — MGQEMSTQSDIQNEDQKGNKKNLKGGHGKNALKERSTSISKEIVKNSFNNSKLRPGMFIQNSNVVFNEQYKGIKILGKGSFGEVILSRDKHTGHEYAIKVISKKHVKRKTDKQSLLREVELLKMLDHINIMKLYEFFEDNNYYYLVSDVYSGGELFDEIISRKRFYEVDAARIIKQVLSGITYMHKNNVVHRDLKPENILLETKNKEDMIIKIIDFGLSTHFEYSKKMKDKIGTAYYIAPDVLHGTYDEKCDIWSCGVILYILLSGCPPFNGSNEYDILKKVETGKYTFDLPQFKKISDKAKDLIKKMLMYTSAVRISARDALEHEWIRLMTSKDNLNIDIPSLELSIANIKQFQSTQKLAQAALLYMGSKLTTIDETKELTKIFKKMDKNGDGQLDRNELIIGYKELLKLKGDGTTDLDNAAIEVEVDQILSSIDLDQNGYIEYSEFLTVAIDRKLLLSTERLEKAFKLFDKDGSGKISANELAQLFGLGDVSSDCWKTVLKEVDQNNDGEIDFKEFRDMLIKLCNY, encoded by the exons ATGGGGCAAGAAATGTCTACACAGAGTgatatacaaaatgaaGATCAAAAAGGAAACAAAAAGAATTTAAAGGGAGGACACGGAAAAAATGCTTTGAAAGAAAGGAGTACTAGTATATCAAAAGAAATAgttaaaaatagttttaataatagtaaattAAGACCTGGTATGTTCATACAAAATAGTAATGTAGTATTTAATGAACAATATAAAGGAATCAAAATTTTAGGAAAAGGATCATTTGGTGAAGTTATATTAAGTAGAGATAAACATACAGGTCATGAATATGCAATTAAAGTAATTAGCAAAAAGCAtgttaaaagaaaaacagATAAACAAAGTCTTTTAAGAGAAGtagaattattaaaaatgttagatcatataaatataatgaaattatatgaattttttgaagataacaattattattatttagtaTCGGATGTATATTCTGGAGGAGAATTATTTGATGAAATTATTAGTAGGAAGAGATTTTATGAAGTGGATGCAGCAAGAATAATTAAACAAGTATTAAGTGgtattacatatatgcataaaaataatgtcgTTCATAGAGATTTAAAACCTGAAAATATTCTTcttgaaacaaaaaataaagaagatatgattataaaaattattgatTTTGGATTATCAACCCATTTTGaatatagtaaaaaaatgaaagatAAAATAGGTACTGCCTATTATATTGCTCCGGATGTTTTACACGGAACTtatgatgaaaaatgtGATATATGGTCATGTGGtgtcatattatatatcctCTTATCAG gATGCCCACCTTTTAATGGGTCTAATGAGTATgacattttgaaaaaagtCGAGACTGGAAAATATACCTTTGATTTACctcaatttaaaaaaataagtgaCAAAGCAAAagatttgataaaaaaaatgttaatgtACACAAGTGCTGTGAGAATATCAGCAAGAGATGCATTAGAACATGAATGGATAAGATTAATGACAAGCAAAGATAATCTAAATATTGATATTCCATCTCTTGAATTAAGTAttgcaaatataaaacaatttcAAAGTACTCAAAAATTAGCACAAGCGgcactattatatatgggATCAAAATTAACAACAATAGATGAAACAAAAGAGCTtactaaaatttttaaaaaaatggataagAATGGAGATGGTCAATTAGACAGAAATGAATTAATAATAGGATATAAAGAAttgttaaaattaaaagggGATGGCACAACTGATTTAGATAATGCAGCTATTGAAGTTGAAGTAGATCAAATTTTAAGTTCTATAGATTTAGATcaaaatggatatatagAATATTCAGAATTTTTAACTGTTGCTATTGatagaaaattattattatcaactGAAAGATTAGAAAAggcatttaaattatttgataaagATGGGTCAGGAAAAATATCTGCCAATGAATTAGCTCAATTGTTTGGATTAGGAGATGTTAGTTCAGATTGTTGGAAAACTGTTTTGAAGGAGGTTGATCAAAATAACGATGGGGAAATTGATTTTAAAGAATTCAGAGACATGTTAATAAAACTATGTaactattaa
- a CDS encoding transcription initiation factor IIE subunit alpha, putative encodes MEKSKEIFYDKEKKYFLYLMVYVSRFFMNDEEIVIFDMFVHNECLYLEKDIISSVNMNEQKIRSILSKLLKEKYIIQVQKYKNNEKGSYYQTYYCLNNYIVYVIDYRIKQMELELQKKKNECDVYICKFCNATYSQLDAQILPLDPYDAHFLCFCNNKIELIEKDDVSTEKMYNKYTKYLNILKEHIEKLKNYFIPLYTEKFSAKKLNSTNSYVTDISSDGSVTNNSSEVSQTNNSSLLSHSNTMIDILNNRIVENGRRKKDEGQADAGNSSIIRTDNKIKICMNMKGKNDLKETQNNDNIRLANTVNDEKREKNIIINDIKNKVIENKNISIDKRELDEPEMPLFFIQKFNKKFTLIEAQKLQQDMSQEEFENFMELQDEYLDQI; translated from the exons atggaaaaatcaaaggaaatattttacgacaaggaaaaaaaatattttctttatttaatggTGTATGTTAGtcgattttttatgaacgaTGAAGAGATAGTTATATTTGATATGTTTGTTCATAATGAATGCTTATACTTAGAAAAGGATATCATAAGTAGTGTTAACATGaatgaacaaaaaataagaagcatcttatcaaaattgttaaaagaaaaatatattatacaagtacaaaaatataaaaataatgaaaaaggaTCATATTATCAAACTTATTATTGTCTAAACaattatattgtttatgTAATTGATTATagaataaaacaaatggaATTAGAgcttcaaaaaaaaaaaaatgaatgtgatgtatatatttgtaaattttgtaATGCAACATATTCTCAGCTTGATGCTCAAATACTTCCACTAGATCCGTATGATGCACATTTTCTTTGCTTCtgcaataataaaatcgAATTAATC GAAAAGGATGATGTTAGCACcgaaaaaatgtataacaaatatacaaaatatttgaatatattaaaagaacatattgaaaaattaaagaattattttataccTCTATATACAGAAAAATTCAgtgcaaaaaaattaaattctACTAATTCATATGTAACAGATATTTCTTCCGATGGTTCTGTTACAAACAACTCATCAGAAGTATCGCaaacaaataattcatCTCTCCTTTCGCATAGCAATACTATGATAG atattttaaataataggATTGTCGAGAATGGACGAAGGAAAAAAGACGAGGGCCAAGCAGATGCTGGTAATAGTAGTATTATACGAACAGATAACAAAATCAAAATTTGTATGAACATGAAAGGTAAAAATGATTTGAAAGAAActcaaaataatgataatataagaCTTGCTAATACAgtaaatgatgaaaaacgagaaaaaaatataattattaatgatataaagAACAAAGtcattgaaaataaaaatatttcaattgATAAGCGCGAACTTGATGAACCAGAAATGCCACTCTTCTTTATCCAGAAGTTTAACAAGAAATTCACACTTATCG agGCCCAAAAACTGCAGCAAGACATGTCTCAGGAAGAATTCGAAAATTTCATGGAACTTCAAGACGAATATTTGgatcaaatataa
- a CDS encoding queuine tRNA-ribosyltransferase, putative: MENGQINENDIQNKVTQKKKKQKMNNFTTVENETSLKKIKKNIEESNTNISYEEPLPFDFLTENDYKEYESFSNFFENQFSKINIKDINNKINEMRNEGNSYFSNYLNSSDESDVEKWDQHDSPLKQTKEYNKNLKLINIKKNKRARLNIIVIKKKYIDNNSTVEEKGKETKKNTIIISPLFMPVGTKCCIKGLIEEEVKKICNYIILSNTYHVSNIYDMTIFQKNKDINNFIRFPNSMLTDSGGFQMVSLSKRIKILEEGILFNNIYDSSIIKRNMELLLKDETDYDQATESVEKNKDIDLNEGEDILLTPEKSIKLQNMIGSDIIMALDDVRPATESDINKIEDATYRTNRWLERCINSHGKKDDQTLFGIIQGGLHIDLRNKSMDFILRKKLNGYAIGGLCGGEKKKKFIEIINHCSNENNLKYNYLPINKCRYIMGIGYLMDILFCSILGYDMYDCVYPSRTARFNTALSYDGTLKLKQAKYKYDFTPLVKNCSCYVCNNYSKSFLHLLITKKNPVVNTLLTIHNIFFTLHFCYLMRVSIFSNKIDYFVTTALYNNFVIGYKNGNYKIPDSNMTDSDNTSVNNDPTNICSNNTVVKETNEISENYDHSPDNLKNDKINELMERLPIWALDALKYANIELKF; the protein is encoded by the coding sequence atggaaaatggACAGATAAACGAAAAcgatatacaaaataaagttacacaaaaaaaaaaaaaacaaaagatgaataattttacaactgtagaaaatgaaacaagtctcaaaaaaataaaaaaaaacatagaGGAGAGCAATACCAATATTAGTTATGAAGAACCACTACCTTTTGATTTCCTCACtgaaaatgattataaagaatatgaaagtttttccaatttttttgaaaaccaattttcaaaaattaacataaaggatataaataataaaataaatgaaatgagAAATGAAGGAAATTCCTATTTTTCAAACTATTTAAATAGTTCAGATGAAAGTGATGTCGAAAAATGGGACCAACATGATTCACCTCTTAAGCAAACAAAggaatataacaaaaacttaaaattaataaatataaaaaaaaacaaaagagcgagattaaatataatagttataaaaaaaaagtatatagaTAATAATTCAACAGTTGAAGAGAAGGGGaaggaaacaaaaaaaaacacaataattatatcaCCCCTATTTATGCCTGTTGGTACAAAATGTTGTATTAAAGGTTTAATAGAAGaagaagtaaaaaaaatatgtaattacattattttaagTAACACTTATCATGTGTCAAATATTTACGATATGactatatttcaaaaaaataaagatattaacaattttataaggTTCCCAAATTCGATGCTTACAGATTCGGGTGGATTTCAGATGGTTTCCCTTAGTAAGcgaattaaaatattagaggaaggaatattatttaacaaCATATATGATAGTTCAATTATTAAGAGAAATATGGAATTGCTTCTAAAGGATGAAACAGATTATGATCAGGCAACTGAAAgtgtagaaaaaaataaagatatcgATTTAAACGAAGGGGAAGATATACTTCTTACTCCTGAAAAATCAATTAAACTACAAAATATGATTGGAAGTGATATAATAATGGCATTAGATGATGTTCGACCAGCCACAGAAAGtgatataaacaaaattgaaGATGCAACATATAGAACGAATAGATGGCTAGAGAGGTGTATAAACAGCCATGGGAAAAAAGACGATCAAACTTTATTTGGAATAATACAAGGGGGTTTACATATTGatttaagaaataaatctatggattttattttacgaAAGAAATTAAATGGATATGCTATAGGTGGATTATGTGGaggtgaaaaaaaaaaaaaatttatagaaataattaatCATTGTtctaatgaaaataatttaaaatataattatttaccaataaataaatgtagaTATATAATGGGTATAGGATATTTAAtggatatattattttgttcaatCTTAGGATATGATATGTATGATTGTGTATATCCATCAAGAACTGCCAGATTTAATACAGCATTAAGTTATGATGGaacattaaaattaaaacaagctaaatataaatatgattttaCACCACttgttaaaaattgttCTTGTTATGtttgtaataattattctaaatcatttttacatttacttataactaaaaaaaatccgGTTGTTAATACTTTATTAAcaattcataatattttttttacacttCATTTTTGCTATCTAATGAGAGTATCTATTTTTTCGAACAAAATCGACTATTTTGTTACCACTGCTTTGTATAACAATTTTGTCAttggatataaaaatggaaattaCAAAATCCCAGACAGTAACATGACTGATAGTGATAATACATCAGTAAATAATGACCcaacaaatatatgcagTAATAATACAGTTGTGAAAGAAACAAATGAGATATCAGAAAATTATGATCATTCTCctgataatttaaaaaatgacaaaataaatgaactAATGGAGCGATTACCAATTTGGGCATTAGATGCCTTGAAATATGCCAATATAGAACTTAAGTTTTGA